Proteins co-encoded in one Marinobacter gudaonensis genomic window:
- a CDS encoding SDR family NAD(P)-dependent oxidoreductase: MTNPLFDMTGKVAVITGSTKGIGRAIAEEMARLGARVVISSRKADACEQVAAELKAQGFEAIAVPCHVGRKDDLQNLVDRTNEAWGPIDVLVCNAATNPVYGTTAEMTDEAWDKIMDTNVKGTFWLTNMVLPQMAEKGEGAVVLLSSIAGLRGNTTIGTYGVSKAAEAALARNLAVEWGPKGIRVNSIAPGLIKTDFARALWEDPVRVKRAEDKTPLRRIGDPVDIAGLAVFLSTRASAYITGQVIVADGGETIC, from the coding sequence ATGACCAACCCGCTGTTTGATATGACCGGCAAGGTCGCTGTCATTACCGGCTCCACCAAGGGCATTGGCCGCGCCATCGCCGAGGAAATGGCCCGTCTTGGTGCCCGGGTGGTGATTTCCAGTCGCAAGGCCGACGCCTGCGAACAGGTGGCTGCCGAACTGAAAGCGCAGGGCTTCGAAGCCATAGCCGTGCCCTGTCACGTGGGCCGGAAAGACGATCTTCAGAACCTGGTGGACCGGACCAACGAAGCCTGGGGCCCGATCGACGTGCTGGTGTGCAACGCGGCCACTAACCCCGTTTATGGCACCACCGCCGAGATGACCGACGAGGCCTGGGACAAGATCATGGATACCAACGTCAAAGGCACTTTCTGGCTCACCAACATGGTCCTGCCCCAGATGGCGGAGAAGGGTGAGGGTGCGGTGGTTCTGCTGTCCAGCATCGCCGGCCTTCGGGGTAACACCACCATTGGAACCTACGGGGTGTCGAAAGCCGCTGAGGCGGCCCTGGCCCGCAATCTGGCCGTGGAATGGGGCCCGAAAGGCATTCGTGTCAACAGTATCGCCCCGGGCCTGATCAAGACCGATTTTGCCAGGGCCCTCTGGGAAGACCCGGTTCGGGTGAAGCGCGCGGAAGACAAGACCCCGCTGCGTCGGATCGGGGATCCGGTAGATATCGCCGGCCTGGCCGTGTTCCTGTCCACCAGGGCAAGCGCGTACATCACAGGCCAGGTCATCGTTGCCGACGGTGGCGAGACCATTTGCTAA
- a CDS encoding phosphotransferase codes for MTTAPELVDVLPAHRFDEERLLAWLQAELPEVGERLDVRQFQGGQSNPTFLLDTGAGQYVLRKKPPGKTLPSAHMVEREYRVMKALADHTEVPVPRVRVLCEDSAVIGTPFYVMDFLEGRIISHSALPELGREDRLLAHRSAVDTLAALHSVDVNAIGLGDYGRPEGYVARQVARWSKQYLASKTDDLPAMDKLMAWLPENIPVADETAIAHGDYRFGNLMLAPDKPEVIGILDWELSTLGHPVADLAYYCMPYYLPSDMEGMRGLQGEDLDALGIPDEQATIARYCAKTGREGIDDWHVFLAFSLFRLAAILQGVYKRALDGNAANANALSVGKRASLLADIGWQVASEHP; via the coding sequence ATGACGACAGCACCAGAGCTGGTGGACGTTCTGCCGGCACACAGGTTTGACGAGGAGCGGCTGCTGGCCTGGCTTCAGGCAGAACTGCCGGAGGTGGGTGAACGTCTGGACGTTCGCCAGTTCCAGGGTGGGCAGTCCAACCCCACGTTTTTGCTGGACACTGGTGCTGGCCAATACGTCTTGCGCAAGAAGCCGCCTGGAAAGACGCTGCCCTCAGCCCATATGGTGGAGCGCGAATACCGGGTGATGAAGGCCTTGGCAGACCATACTGAGGTGCCGGTCCCCAGAGTACGGGTGCTGTGCGAGGACAGTGCGGTCATTGGAACCCCGTTCTATGTCATGGACTTTCTGGAAGGCCGGATCATCAGTCATTCGGCTCTGCCGGAGCTGGGCCGGGAGGATCGCCTTCTGGCCCACCGCTCGGCCGTCGATACCCTGGCGGCCCTGCACTCGGTGGACGTAAACGCGATCGGTCTTGGAGATTACGGCCGCCCGGAAGGCTATGTGGCGCGACAGGTGGCGCGCTGGAGTAAGCAGTATCTGGCGTCGAAGACAGACGATCTGCCTGCCATGGACAAACTCATGGCCTGGTTGCCGGAGAATATTCCTGTTGCGGACGAGACCGCCATCGCCCACGGCGACTACCGGTTCGGCAACCTCATGCTGGCGCCGGACAAGCCCGAGGTGATCGGGATCCTCGATTGGGAGCTGTCCACGCTGGGCCATCCGGTGGCGGACCTGGCCTATTACTGCATGCCTTATTATCTGCCCTCCGATATGGAAGGCATGCGCGGTTTGCAGGGGGAGGATCTGGACGCATTGGGGATTCCCGATGAGCAAGCGACCATCGCCCGCTACTGCGCGAAGACCGGGCGCGAGGGAATTGATGACTGGCATGTATTCCTGGCGTTTTCCCTGTTCCGGCTGGCGGCCATCCTGCAGGGTGTCTACAAGCGAGCGCTGGACGGCAACGCCGCCAATGCCAACGCCCTGAGTGTCGGCAAGCGGGCCAGCCTGTTGGCGGACATCGGCTGGCAGGTTGCCAGCGAGCACCCATGA
- a CDS encoding long-chain fatty acid--CoA ligase: MFTRHFKVWPRELPKTMTLPETSVFTNLEISARRYPDHNAIVFYDAPLTYRRLLEEVEAMAGYLQSQGVSKGDRVLLYMQNSPQYVIAYYAILRADAVVIPVNPMNRAAELEHFIADTGASICLAGQELADFIIPQLPETDLKQVVVASYSSYIKPDTDLDLPAEVAAPVWSRGVRGVVTWEAALGAGYKPSAHTAGPADLAVIPYSSGTTGAPKGCMHTHRSVMATAMHRAFWNLSTPDTVQLSTLPFFHVTGMTGSMNSPIYSGSTSVIMTRWDRTTAARLIERYRVTGWTNIVTMAVDFLSNPDIGQYDLSSLNTIGGGGAAMPAAVAEKLKTMTGLDYIEGYGLSETMAATHINPVKQPKSQCLGIPVFDVDSRIVDVDTLEEKGPGETGEIVSCGPQVTIGYWNRPAETEAAFVEIDGKRFFRTGDLGYYDEDGYFFMVDRVKRMINASGFKVWPSEVEGLMYRHPAIHEVCIISAPDPKRGETVKACIVLTPEAEGRTSAEDIVNWCREQMAAYKIPTIVEFMEALPKSPTGKLMWRALQEEEWKQHT, from the coding sequence ATGTTCACACGCCATTTCAAGGTCTGGCCCAGAGAACTGCCCAAGACCATGACCCTGCCGGAAACCAGCGTCTTCACCAACCTGGAGATTTCCGCACGACGCTACCCGGACCACAACGCCATCGTCTTCTATGATGCGCCCCTCACCTACCGGCGCCTGCTCGAGGAGGTTGAGGCCATGGCGGGGTATCTCCAGTCACAAGGCGTTTCCAAGGGAGATCGTGTCCTGCTCTACATGCAGAACTCACCGCAATATGTCATCGCCTACTACGCCATCCTGAGAGCGGATGCGGTGGTGATCCCTGTAAATCCGATGAACCGGGCTGCGGAGCTCGAGCACTTCATCGCCGACACGGGAGCGTCGATCTGCCTGGCCGGCCAGGAGCTGGCGGACTTCATCATTCCCCAGTTGCCGGAAACGGATCTCAAGCAGGTGGTGGTGGCGTCTTACAGTAGCTACATCAAACCGGATACCGATCTTGATCTGCCAGCAGAAGTTGCCGCTCCGGTCTGGTCGCGGGGTGTGCGTGGCGTCGTGACCTGGGAAGCAGCACTTGGCGCAGGATACAAGCCGTCCGCTCACACAGCAGGCCCGGCAGATCTGGCCGTTATCCCTTACAGTTCGGGTACCACCGGCGCCCCCAAGGGTTGCATGCACACCCATCGTTCCGTCATGGCAACGGCCATGCACCGTGCGTTCTGGAACCTGAGCACACCGGATACGGTGCAGCTGTCCACGCTGCCATTCTTCCATGTAACCGGCATGACCGGCTCCATGAACAGTCCCATCTACAGCGGTTCGACGTCGGTGATCATGACCCGCTGGGACCGTACCACGGCGGCTCGTCTGATCGAGCGCTACCGGGTAACCGGCTGGACCAACATCGTGACCATGGCGGTGGATTTTCTGTCGAATCCGGACATCGGCCAGTACGACCTCAGCAGCCTGAATACCATCGGCGGCGGCGGGGCAGCCATGCCGGCGGCGGTGGCGGAAAAGTTGAAAACCATGACCGGTCTGGACTACATCGAGGGCTATGGTCTGTCCGAGACCATGGCGGCGACGCACATCAACCCGGTGAAGCAACCCAAGTCCCAGTGTCTGGGTATTCCTGTTTTCGATGTGGACAGCCGGATAGTCGATGTGGATACCCTTGAGGAAAAGGGCCCCGGTGAAACCGGTGAAATCGTCTCTTGCGGCCCGCAGGTGACCATTGGGTACTGGAACCGACCGGCAGAAACCGAAGCCGCGTTCGTGGAGATCGATGGCAAACGCTTCTTCCGGACCGGCGACCTCGGCTACTACGATGAGGACGGTTATTTCTTCATGGTGGATCGGGTCAAACGCATGATCAACGCGTCCGGCTTCAAGGTGTGGCCCTCCGAAGTGGAGGGTCTGATGTACCGGCACCCGGCCATCCACGAGGTCTGTATCATCTCCGCACCGGATCCGAAACGGGGAGAAACGGTGAAAGCCTGTATTGTCCTGACCCCCGAGGCGGAGGGTAGAACCTCAGCAGAAGACATCGTCAACTGGTGCCGGGAGCAGATGGCGGCCTACAAGATTCCGACTATTGTGGAGTTCATGGAGGCGCTGCCGAAATCCCCCACCGGAAAGCTGATGTGGCGGGCCCTGCAGGAGGAGGAATGGAAGCAGCACACCTGA
- a CDS encoding MaoC family dehydratase, translating to MKDVQLAELANMAGRLVSHSPWLTITQEMVNAFADVTGDHQWIHIDVERAKRESPWKSPIAHGYLTVSLISRLNPQALKVLGPSATINYGLNRLRFPSAVKVGSSIRTRVELLAVDQVDDQRQLATYRTTVEIRGEDKPACVAENLIMYVA from the coding sequence ATGAAAGACGTACAGCTTGCGGAACTTGCCAACATGGCGGGGCGGCTGGTGAGCCACAGCCCCTGGCTCACCATCACCCAGGAGATGGTCAATGCCTTTGCCGACGTGACCGGTGATCATCAGTGGATTCACATAGATGTCGAGCGAGCCAAGCGAGAATCACCCTGGAAAAGCCCCATCGCCCACGGCTATCTGACGGTCTCGCTCATCTCGAGACTGAATCCCCAGGCGCTCAAAGTGCTCGGGCCGTCCGCTACCATCAACTATGGATTGAACCGGCTGCGTTTCCCATCGGCGGTGAAAGTCGGCTCAAGCATCCGCACCCGGGTGGAGCTGCTGGCGGTTGATCAGGTCGACGACCAACGCCAGCTAGCAACTTACAGGACCACCGTTGAGATCCGGGGCGAGGACAAGCCGGCCTGTGTGGCGGAAAATCTGATTATGTATGTGGCCTGA
- a CDS encoding class II aldolase/adducin family protein has translation MTKTDAKPDTNNGQTTEWQVRTELAAAYRLVALFGWDDLVFTHLSARVPGPEHHFLINPYGLLFHEITASSLVKVDRDGQVVQAGGLGRVNPAGFTIHSAVHMGREDAGAVMHLHAPDGVAVSAHRDGLLPLSQTAMLCLDHLSYHDYEGVALNLDERERLIRDLGNKSMMLLRNHGVLTAGKDVPETFTYLYFLMKACEIQVKAQSCGPTWMPSEQAIRTTAEQSQSLGAASKLTWPALVRLLDSKNPGYSV, from the coding sequence ATGACAAAAACCGACGCAAAACCGGACACCAACAACGGACAGACGACGGAATGGCAGGTCCGTACCGAACTCGCTGCGGCTTATCGCCTGGTCGCCCTGTTTGGCTGGGACGATCTGGTTTTCACCCATCTTTCAGCCCGGGTGCCAGGGCCAGAGCACCACTTCCTGATCAATCCCTATGGTCTGCTGTTCCATGAAATCACCGCATCCTCACTGGTCAAGGTGGATCGGGACGGCCAGGTGGTGCAGGCCGGCGGGCTCGGACGGGTCAACCCGGCCGGCTTCACCATTCACAGCGCCGTGCATATGGGCCGGGAAGATGCCGGCGCGGTCATGCATCTGCATGCCCCGGACGGCGTGGCCGTCTCGGCTCATAGGGACGGCCTGCTGCCCCTGAGTCAGACCGCCATGCTCTGTCTCGACCACCTGAGCTACCATGATTACGAAGGCGTTGCATTGAACCTCGACGAGCGCGAGCGGCTGATCCGGGACCTGGGCAACAAATCCATGATGCTGCTTCGTAACCACGGCGTGCTGACCGCGGGGAAGGATGTCCCCGAGACCTTCACCTACCTGTATTTCCTGATGAAGGCCTGCGAAATCCAGGTCAAGGCCCAGAGCTGCGGCCCCACATGGATGCCCTCGGAGCAGGCGATCCGGACCACAGCGGAGCAGTCGCAATCCCTGGGCGCCGCGTCGAAGCTCACCTGGCCGGCTCTGGTACGACTGCTGGACAGCAAGAACCCGGGCTACAGCGTCTAG
- a CDS encoding acyl-CoA dehydrogenase family protein, whose protein sequence is MDFRLNEEQQMLQDTVARLVRGEYSFEKRLKYSESDLGFSADFWRQLGELGLTAVPFPEELGGFGGSGVEVQSVMTELGRGLCIEPYLQSVILGGGLIAQAGNSEQQEQWLGDIASGEVRAAVGLQEPQSFYNLNDVETRAEKSGDGYVLNGRKAVVIGGHCADVLVVSARTSGDSRDSAGISLFLVRPDAEGLEARTYPTIDGSKGCDLFLNNVKLGSDALLGEEGKAANVIEYQTGRAISALCGEAVGVMEVACDLTLDYLKQRKQFGVPIGRFQVLQHRMVDMMSELEQARSMAILAASVADQPQSDERRRILAAAKNVIGRSGQFISEQGIQSHGGIGMTWEYNFAHYAKRLVMINHQLGDDDFHLEAYTILLQAG, encoded by the coding sequence ATGGATTTCCGACTCAACGAAGAGCAGCAGATGCTGCAGGATACCGTGGCCCGTCTGGTGCGCGGTGAATACAGTTTTGAAAAGCGTTTGAAGTACAGCGAATCCGATCTGGGCTTCAGCGCCGATTTCTGGAGACAGCTGGGAGAGCTGGGCCTCACCGCCGTACCCTTCCCGGAAGAGCTGGGAGGTTTTGGCGGCAGTGGTGTTGAAGTGCAGAGCGTTATGACCGAGCTGGGCCGCGGTCTGTGCATTGAGCCCTACCTGCAATCGGTCATTCTGGGCGGTGGTTTGATCGCCCAGGCCGGCAACAGTGAGCAACAGGAACAGTGGCTTGGCGACATCGCCAGCGGTGAGGTTCGTGCTGCGGTAGGCCTCCAGGAGCCACAGAGCTTCTACAACCTGAACGATGTGGAAACCCGCGCGGAAAAATCCGGCGACGGTTACGTTCTGAACGGTCGCAAGGCGGTCGTGATTGGCGGGCATTGCGCCGACGTGCTGGTGGTGTCCGCCCGGACGTCAGGCGACAGCCGGGACTCCGCTGGCATCAGCCTGTTTCTGGTCCGCCCGGATGCCGAGGGTCTGGAAGCCCGAACCTATCCGACAATTGACGGTTCGAAAGGCTGCGACCTGTTCCTGAACAACGTCAAGCTGGGTTCCGATGCTTTGCTCGGCGAAGAAGGCAAGGCTGCCAATGTCATTGAATACCAGACCGGCCGCGCCATCTCCGCATTGTGTGGAGAAGCGGTCGGCGTCATGGAAGTGGCCTGCGACCTGACCCTGGACTACCTCAAACAGCGCAAGCAGTTCGGTGTGCCTATCGGCAGGTTCCAGGTGTTGCAGCACCGGATGGTGGACATGATGTCTGAGCTTGAACAGGCGCGATCCATGGCGATACTGGCCGCAAGCGTTGCTGACCAGCCCCAGAGCGACGAGCGCCGCCGGATTCTGGCCGCCGCCAAGAACGTGATTGGCCGCAGTGGCCAGTTCATCTCCGAGCAGGGCATCCAGTCCCACGGCGGCATCGGTATGACCTGGGAGTACAACTTTGCCCATTACGCCAAGCGTCTGGTCATGATCAACCACCAGCTCGGCGATGACGACTTCCATCTGGAGGCTTACACCATCCTTTTACAGGCGGGTTAA
- a CDS encoding acyl-CoA dehydrogenase family protein, translated as MNLNYTTEELAFRDEVRAFLDEKLPEDIAAKVKGFRRLSREDHQCWQKILSEQGWYATHWPEEYGGVNWSPVQKHIWDEESSRYGAPRSVPFGVNMVAPVIIKFGSEEQKQRYLPRILSGEDWWCQGYSEPGAGSDLASLKTRAVRDGDHYIVNGQKTWTTLGQHANMIFCLVRTNTEVKAQEGISFLLIDMNTPGITVRPIITLDGEHEVNEVFFEDVKVPVENLVGEEDNGWTYAKYLLTYERTGLAGIGISKAALQHLKELASRRTRNGRPLIEDASFARRIAQVEIDLMAAAISNLRIIASVEGGGMPGAESSMLKVRGTEIRQTINDLARRAIGPYALPFVEKELDLDYSGEFLSDENAAPLAAQYFNNRKLSIFGGSNEIQKNIVSKMILGL; from the coding sequence ATGAATTTGAATTACACCACCGAGGAACTCGCCTTCCGTGATGAGGTCCGCGCGTTCCTGGATGAAAAACTGCCGGAGGATATCGCCGCCAAGGTAAAAGGCTTCCGCCGGCTATCCAGGGAAGACCACCAGTGCTGGCAGAAGATACTCAGCGAACAGGGCTGGTACGCCACCCACTGGCCGGAAGAATACGGCGGTGTGAACTGGAGCCCGGTTCAGAAGCACATCTGGGATGAAGAGTCTTCCCGGTACGGTGCGCCTCGCTCCGTACCTTTCGGTGTCAACATGGTGGCGCCGGTGATTATCAAGTTTGGCTCCGAAGAGCAGAAGCAGAGATACCTGCCGAGAATCCTCAGCGGCGAAGACTGGTGGTGCCAGGGCTATTCCGAGCCTGGCGCCGGTTCAGACCTGGCCTCGCTCAAGACGCGGGCCGTTCGCGACGGCGATCACTACATTGTGAATGGCCAGAAAACCTGGACCACCCTCGGCCAGCACGCCAACATGATTTTCTGCCTGGTGCGCACCAACACCGAAGTAAAGGCGCAGGAAGGCATCTCTTTCCTGCTGATCGACATGAACACCCCCGGTATTACCGTGCGCCCGATTATCACCCTCGATGGCGAGCACGAAGTCAACGAAGTGTTCTTCGAGGATGTAAAAGTCCCCGTCGAAAACCTCGTTGGCGAGGAGGACAACGGCTGGACCTACGCCAAGTACCTGCTCACCTATGAGCGCACCGGTCTGGCCGGCATCGGCATTTCCAAGGCCGCGCTCCAGCACCTGAAGGAACTCGCCTCCCGCCGCACCAGGAACGGTCGCCCGCTGATTGAGGACGCGTCTTTCGCGCGACGCATTGCCCAGGTTGAGATCGATCTGATGGCTGCTGCCATCAGCAATCTGCGCATCATCGCCTCGGTCGAGGGCGGCGGCATGCCGGGCGCGGAAAGCTCCATGCTGAAGGTTCGGGGCACGGAAATTCGCCAGACCATCAACGACCTGGCGCGGCGTGCCATTGGCCCCTACGCGCTTCCGTTTGTGGAAAAGGAACTGGATCTGGATTACAGCGGTGAATTCCTTTCAGACGAAAATGCCGCACCACTGGCTGCCCAGTACTTCAACAACCGCAAGCTGTCCATTTTCGGCGGATCCAACGAGATCCAGAAGAACATTGTGTCGAAAATGATTCTCGGGCTTTAA
- a CDS encoding acyl-CoA dehydrogenase, which yields MASAPWNDLLDFDSQLDETERQVRDSIRSFCDEQLMPGITEANRHEKFDRSIFNQMGELGMLGATLPEEYGGPGLNHVCYGLIAREVERVDSAYRSALSVQSSLVMYPIHSYGKEAMKKRILPKLASGEYVGCFGLTEPNHGSDPGGMETRAKKVDGGYLLSGSKTWITNSPIADVCVVWAKLDGKVNGFVIEREGAKGLDTPKIEGKFSLRASETGSIFMDEVFVPEENHLEVEGLKGPFSCLNKARFGISWGSLGAAEFCWHAARNYTLERKQFGKPLAANQLVQKKLVDMQTEITIGLQAVLQLGRMMDAGTVTPDAISLLKRNNCGKALDIARVARDMHGGNGISDEYHVIRHVMNLEAVNTYEGTHDVHALILGRGQTGIQAFS from the coding sequence ATGGCTTCCGCACCCTGGAATGATCTGCTGGATTTCGATTCCCAACTGGACGAAACCGAGCGTCAGGTCCGAGACAGCATCCGCAGCTTCTGTGATGAGCAACTGATGCCTGGTATCACCGAGGCCAACCGGCACGAAAAGTTCGACCGCTCCATCTTCAATCAGATGGGTGAACTCGGCATGCTGGGTGCGACCCTGCCTGAAGAATACGGCGGACCGGGTCTGAACCATGTCTGCTACGGTCTGATTGCCCGTGAAGTGGAGCGGGTGGACTCGGCCTACCGCTCGGCCCTCAGCGTTCAGTCATCTCTGGTGATGTACCCGATTCATTCCTACGGCAAGGAAGCGATGAAAAAACGCATCCTGCCCAAGCTGGCCTCCGGCGAGTACGTCGGCTGTTTCGGCCTGACCGAACCCAATCACGGTTCCGACCCGGGCGGCATGGAAACCCGGGCCAAGAAAGTCGACGGTGGCTACTTGTTGAGTGGTTCCAAAACCTGGATCACCAACTCACCGATTGCCGACGTCTGCGTGGTCTGGGCCAAACTGGACGGCAAGGTGAACGGCTTTGTGATCGAGCGCGAGGGCGCCAAGGGCCTGGACACACCCAAGATCGAGGGCAAATTCTCCCTGCGGGCGTCGGAAACCGGCTCCATCTTTATGGATGAGGTGTTCGTTCCGGAAGAGAACCATCTTGAGGTGGAAGGGCTGAAAGGACCCTTCAGCTGCCTCAACAAGGCCCGTTTCGGCATCAGTTGGGGCTCCCTGGGCGCCGCTGAATTCTGCTGGCACGCGGCCCGCAACTACACCCTGGAACGGAAGCAGTTTGGCAAGCCCCTGGCCGCCAACCAGTTGGTCCAGAAAAAGCTGGTGGACATGCAGACCGAGATCACCATTGGCCTGCAGGCCGTTCTGCAACTGGGCCGCATGATGGATGCCGGCACCGTCACACCCGATGCCATCTCGTTGCTCAAGCGCAACAACTGCGGCAAGGCTCTGGACATCGCCCGGGTAGCCCGGGACATGCATGGCGGTAACGGCATTTCCGACGAGTACCACGTGATTCGCCACGTGATGAATCTGGAAGCCGTGAACACCTACGAGGGTACCCATGATGTCCACGCGCTGATTCTGGGCCGCGGCCAGACCGGCATCCAGGCATTCAGCTGA
- a CDS encoding 2-hydroxyacid dehydrogenase, whose product MKILFVAGDPKPERWTVPIKELLPEAEISVWDPEGPAVDADYAIVWQPPEALFEREKHLKAVFNLGAGIDGLLKVANLPQNLTIVRLEDAGMSVQMAEYVLHQLLEASREMETYREQQRQGIWKIHRPIKRSEWPVGVMGLGHIGKRVARTLADLDYQVSGWARGVHNLEGVSTYAGPDQLGDFLQSSRVLVNTLPLTDDTRNIIDYGLLSQLQPGAVLINVGRGEHLVEDDLLRALDDGTLLRASLDVFRKEPLPEGHPFWQRKEITITPHISARTLRDATIEQITSKIRDHAAGRTISGIVDTDRGY is encoded by the coding sequence ATGAAGATTCTCTTTGTGGCAGGCGACCCGAAACCCGAGCGCTGGACAGTGCCCATCAAAGAACTCTTGCCGGAAGCGGAGATTTCCGTTTGGGATCCGGAGGGACCTGCTGTTGACGCGGATTATGCCATCGTGTGGCAGCCCCCTGAGGCGCTATTTGAGCGGGAAAAGCATCTGAAAGCGGTGTTCAATCTGGGTGCGGGTATAGACGGCCTGCTCAAGGTTGCCAACCTGCCGCAAAACCTCACGATTGTACGCCTGGAAGACGCAGGGATGTCGGTGCAGATGGCGGAGTACGTGCTGCACCAACTGCTGGAAGCCAGCCGCGAGATGGAAACCTACCGGGAACAGCAACGCCAGGGCATCTGGAAGATCCATCGCCCCATCAAACGCAGCGAGTGGCCGGTGGGTGTCATGGGGCTGGGCCACATTGGCAAGCGGGTCGCCCGCACACTGGCCGACCTGGACTATCAGGTAAGTGGCTGGGCCCGCGGGGTACATAACCTGGAAGGGGTCAGCACCTATGCCGGCCCGGACCAGCTTGGTGACTTTCTGCAATCCTCTCGTGTTCTGGTCAACACCCTGCCCCTGACCGACGACACCCGGAATATCATCGACTACGGGCTGCTGAGTCAACTTCAACCTGGCGCCGTGCTGATCAACGTCGGCCGGGGTGAGCATCTGGTCGAGGACGACCTGCTTCGGGCACTGGACGATGGCACCTTGCTGCGCGCCTCCCTTGACGTGTTCCGCAAGGAACCCCTGCCGGAGGGGCACCCCTTCTGGCAGCGGAAAGAAATCACCATCACGCCACACATCTCGGCCCGGACCCTTCGAGACGCCACGATCGAGCAGATCACCAGTAAGATTCGGGATCATGCCGCAGGGCGCACCATCTCAGGGATCGTGGATACCGACCGGGGCTATTAA
- a CDS encoding IclR family transcriptional regulator: MAGKKQISPELKVASTDGEPVKPEKDRKFVEALSRGLDVLRAFSQGPVILGNQDIARITGLPKPTVSRMTYTLTKLGYLSYNTQLEKYQLSSGVLALGYAYVSNLKVRQLAKPYMDEFARQTNMSIGLTCRDRLHMIYVENRLPPEASLLRMDIGLKLPMATTSAGRAYYCAISDKARLVIDDAMAAKYGKDWPEKKAGLDQAMKDYKEHGFCLSTGEWDRNINSAGVPIHLQDGTIMALTCAAPSYLVPAEKLRGSIAHQLAMLAGDIESLGV, translated from the coding sequence ATGGCAGGAAAAAAGCAGATCTCACCCGAACTGAAAGTGGCATCCACTGACGGTGAGCCCGTTAAGCCGGAAAAAGACCGCAAGTTTGTAGAGGCCCTGTCTCGTGGTCTGGACGTGCTCCGCGCCTTCAGCCAGGGGCCAGTGATTCTGGGCAACCAGGACATCGCCCGCATTACCGGGCTGCCTAAACCGACCGTGTCGCGGATGACGTATACCCTCACCAAGCTGGGTTACCTCAGCTACAACACCCAGTTAGAAAAATACCAGCTGAGTTCCGGGGTGCTGGCGCTCGGTTATGCCTACGTATCCAATCTCAAGGTTCGCCAGCTGGCGAAGCCCTACATGGACGAGTTTGCCCGCCAGACCAACATGTCGATAGGTCTGACCTGCCGCGACCGGTTGCACATGATCTACGTGGAAAACCGTCTGCCACCGGAGGCGTCCCTGCTGCGCATGGATATCGGCCTGAAACTGCCCATGGCCACCACTTCTGCCGGCCGTGCCTACTACTGCGCTATCAGCGACAAAGCCCGCCTGGTCATTGACGATGCCATGGCGGCCAAATACGGCAAAGACTGGCCGGAGAAGAAAGCGGGCCTGGACCAGGCCATGAAGGATTACAAGGAACATGGTTTCTGCCTGTCCACAGGGGAGTGGGACCGGAACATCAACTCCGCCGGTGTGCCAATCCACCTGCAGGACGGCACTATCATGGCCCTGACCTGTGCTGCGCCGTCTTATCTGGTGCCGGCGGAAAAGCTCCGTGGTTCCATTGCCCACCAGCTGGCGATGCTGGCTGGCGATATTGAATCCTTGGGCGTCTGA